Proteins encoded together in one Lutra lutra chromosome 4, mLutLut1.2, whole genome shotgun sequence window:
- the HMGCS2 gene encoding hydroxymethylglutaryl-CoA synthase, mitochondrial: MQRLLTSVKRVLQVKTAMQEVFISPASHLPTAHQRFSTIPAVPLAKTDTWPKDVGILALEVYFPAQYVDQTDLEKFNNVEAGKYTVGLGQTHMGFCSVQEDINSLCLTVVQRLMERTQLPWDSVGRLEVGTETIIDKSKAVKTVLMELFQDSGNTDIEGIDTTNACYGGTASLFNAANWIESSSWDGRYAMVVCGDIAVYPSGNARPTGGAGAVAMLVGPKAPLALERGLRGTHMENVYDFYKPDAATEYPIVDGKLSIQCYLRALDRCYTLYRQKIQNQWKQAGINRPFTLDDLQFMIFHTPFCKMVQKSLARLMFNDFLSASSDTQTSLYKGLEAFRGLALEETYTNKDMDKALQKASLDMFNKKTKASLYLSTHNGNTYTSSLYGCLASLLSQYSAQDLAGSRIGAFSYGSGLAASFFSFRVSKDASPGSPLEELVSSMSDLPKRLASRKRMSPQEFTEIMDQREQFYHKVNFSPPGNTSSLFPGTWYLERIDELYRRKYARRPV, encoded by the exons ATGCAACGGCTGTTGACTTCAGTGAAGCGGGTCTTGCAAGTGAAGACAGCAATGCAGGAAGTCTTCATCTCACCTGCTAGCCATCTTCCCACAGCCCACCAAAG GTTTTCAACCATCCCTGCTGTCCCCTTGGCCAAAACAGATACTTGGCCAAAGGATGTGGGCATCCTTGCTCTGGAGGTCTATTTCCCAGCCCAGTATGTGGACCAAACAGACCTGGAGAAGTTTAACAATGTGGAAGCAGGGAAGTACACGGTGGGCTTGGGCCAAACCCATATGGGCTTCTGCTCAGTCCAGGAGGACATCAACTCCCTGTGCCTGACGGTGGTGCAGCGGCTGATGGAGCGCACACAGCTCCCATGGGACTCTGTGGGACGGCTGGAAGTGGGCACTGAGACCATCATTGACAAGTCCAAGGCTGTCAAAACAGTGCTCATGGAGCTCTTCCAGGACTCCGGAAACACTGACATTGAGGGCATAGATACCACCAATGCCTGTTACGGTGGCACTGCCTCCCTCTTCAATGCTGCCAACTGGATAGAGTCCAGCTCCTGGGATG GTCGCTATGCAATGGTGGTCTGCGGAGACATTGCTGTCTATCCCAGTGGTAACGCTCGCCCCACAGGTGGGGCTGGAGCTGTGGCCATGCTGGTTGGGCCCAAGGCCCCTCTGGCTCTTGAGAGAG GGCTTAGAGGAACCCACATGGAGAACGTTTACGACTTCTACAAACCAGATGCAGCTACAGAGTACCCAATAGTGGATGGGAAGCTCTCCATCCAGTGCTACCTACGGGCCTTGGACAGATGTTACACGTTATACCGTCAAAAAATCCAGAACCAGTGGAAACAAG CTGGCATCAATCGGCCTTTCACTCTTGATGACTTACAGTTCATGATCTTTCACACGCCCTTCTGCAAGATGGTCCAGAAATCCCTGGCTCGCCTGATGTTCAATGACTTCTTGTCAGCCAGCAGCGACACGCAGACCAGCCTATATAAAGGGCTTGAGGCCTTCAG GGGGCTAGCGCTGGAAGAAACCTACACCAACAAGGACATGGATAAGGCACTTCAAAAGGCCTCCCTGGACATGTTCAACAAGAAGACCAAGGCCTCCCTTTACCTCTCCACTCACAATGGGAATACGTACACCTCATCCCTGTATGGGTGTCTGGCCTCTCTTCTGTCCCA GTACTCTGCCCAAGACCTGGCTGGCTCTAGGATTGGGGCCTTTTCTTATGGCTCTGGCTTGGCTGCAAGTTTTTTTTCATTTCGAGTATCCAAGGACGCTTCTCCAG GATCCCCCCTGGAGGAGTTGGTGTCTAGTATGTCAGACCTTCCAAAACGCCTCGCCTCCCGGAAGCGTATGTCTCCTCAGGAATTCACAGAAATAATGGACCAAAGAGAACAATTCTACCATAAGG TGAATTTCTCACCACCTGGCAACACGAGCAGTCTTTTCCCCGGAACGTGGTACCTGGAACGGATAGATGAGCTATATCGTCGCAAGTATGCCCGGCGACCAGTCTAA